The Sebastes umbrosus isolate fSebUmb1 chromosome 23, fSebUmb1.pri, whole genome shotgun sequence genome contains a region encoding:
- the ntf3 gene encoding neurotrophin-3, whose protein sequence is MVTFITILQVNLVMSILLYMMVLVYLYGIQATNMDSGRQGQQQQQPSPDPLNSLIIQLLQADLTRGKTKANQSQQGKSRDTEPQDTLPPLLSANFPLEEQGDAEQWGSRSGEGSDGVVDQQVTLLNSDLLRQHKRYNSPRVLLSDRPPLQPPPLYLADDYVSGGLDGAAGNKTRKKRYAEHKSYRGEYSVCDSESQWVTNKTQAVDTRGDPVTVLGKIKTTAAQDIKQYFYETRCRTPRPFKGGCRGIDDKNWNSQCKTTQTYVRALTQVRKTVGWRWIRIDTSCVCALSRKRHRT, encoded by the coding sequence aTCTTACAGGTGAATCTAGTGATGTCCATCCTGCTGTATATGATGGTCCTTGTGTACCTCTATGGTATCCAGGCAACCAACATGGACAGCGGTCGCCAGgggcaacagcagcagcagccgagtCCCGACCCCTTAAACTCCCTCATCATCCAGCTGCTTCAGGCGGACCTGACGAGGGGGAAGACCAAGGCGAACCAGAGCCAACAGGGGAAAAGCAGGGACACCGAGCCCCAGGACACGctgcctcctctcctcagcGCAAACTTCCCTTTAGAGGAGCAGGGCGACGCGGAGCAGTGGGGGAGTCGCAGCGGCGAGGGCAGCGACGGCGTGGTTGACCAGCAGGTGACGTTGTTGAACTCGGACCTTCTCAGGCAGCACAAGCGGTACAACTCGCCTCGGGTTCTGCTGAGCGACCGGCCACCGCTGCAGCCGCCGCCGCTGTACCTCGCGGACGATTACGTGAGTGGCGGATTGGACGGGGCGGCGGGGAACAAGACGCGGAAGAAGCGCTACGCCGAGCACAAGAGCTATCGCGGGGAATATTCTGTGTGCGACAGCGAGAGCCAGTGGGTGACGAATAAAACCCAAGCAGTGGACACCAGGGGGGACCCCGTCACGGTTCTGGGCAAAATTAAAACCACCGCCGCGCAGGACATCAAACAGTACTTTTACGAGACGCGCTGTCGGACCCCCAGGCCCTTCAAGGGCGGCTGCAGGGGCATCGACGACAAGAACTGGAACTCGCAGTGCAAGACGACGCAGACGTACGTTCGAGCACTGACGCAGGTTCGTAAGACAGTGGGCTGGAGGTGGATACGCATAGACACTTCCTGCGTCTGCGCGCTGTCAAGGAAACGTCACAGGACGTAA